In Opisthocomus hoazin isolate bOpiHoa1 chromosome 14, bOpiHoa1.hap1, whole genome shotgun sequence, the following proteins share a genomic window:
- the PRRG3 gene encoding transmembrane gamma-carboxyglutamic acid protein 3 isoform X1: MAMFLGARNAHSVLKRFPRANGFLEEIRQGTIERECIEEVCSYEEVKEVFENKEKTMEFWKDYTNSVYSVKDPGHSTERSDAMYVVVPLLGVALLIVIALFIIWRCQLQKATRHRPSYAQNRYLASRTGRSLPRVMVYRERSQSQGETQYQREASSRVAGDGRAGGSPQQDGTLYPPEHSVSVLSRLSSATPPPSYEEVTGHPESSSGEETSVSYNDPPPKYEEIVAAAPAAGK, from the exons TGTTCTTGGGGGCCAGGAATGCCCACTCGGTCCTGAAGCGCTTTCCCCGAGCCAACGGCTTCCTGGAGGAGATCCGGCAGGGCACCATCGAGCGCGAGTGCATTGAGGAGGTTTGCAGCTATGAGGAGGTCAAGGAAGTGTTCGAGAACAAGGAGAAGACG ATGGAGTTTTGGAAGGACTACACCAACTCTGTCTACTCGGTCAAGGACCCCGGGCACAGCACGGAGCGCTCAGATGCTATGTATGTGGTAGTGCCCCTCTTGGGAGTGGCTCTTCTGATCGTCATCGCCCTCTTCATCATCTGGAGGTGCCAGCTTCAAAAGGCCACCCGTCACCGCCCTTCCTATGCCCAGAACCGTTACCTGGCCAGCCGAACGGGACGCAGCCTCCCCAGGGTCATGGTGTACCGGGAGCGGTCACAAAGCCAAGGGGAGACCCAGTACCAACGAGAAGCGAGCAGCCGGGTGGCTGGAGATGGCAGAGCTGGTGGCTCCCCCCAGCAAGACGGCACCCTCTACCCACCGGAGCATTCGGTCTCCGTCCTCTCCAGACTGTCCAGTGCCACCCCTCCACCTTCCTACGAGGAGGTGACAGGCCACCCGGAGAGCAGCAGTGGCGAAGAGACCAGTGTCTCCTACAATGACCCGCCGCCCAAGTATGAAGAGATTGTGGCCGCTGCCCCTGCTGCGGGAAAATAG
- the PRRG3 gene encoding transmembrane gamma-carboxyglutamic acid protein 3 isoform X2 has product MFLGARNAHSVLKRFPRANGFLEEIRQGTIERECIEEVCSYEEVKEVFENKEKTMEFWKDYTNSVYSVKDPGHSTERSDAMYVVVPLLGVALLIVIALFIIWRCQLQKATRHRPSYAQNRYLASRTGRSLPRVMVYRERSQSQGETQYQREASSRVAGDGRAGGSPQQDGTLYPPEHSVSVLSRLSSATPPPSYEEVTGHPESSSGEETSVSYNDPPPKYEEIVAAAPAAGK; this is encoded by the exons TGTTCTTGGGGGCCAGGAATGCCCACTCGGTCCTGAAGCGCTTTCCCCGAGCCAACGGCTTCCTGGAGGAGATCCGGCAGGGCACCATCGAGCGCGAGTGCATTGAGGAGGTTTGCAGCTATGAGGAGGTCAAGGAAGTGTTCGAGAACAAGGAGAAGACG ATGGAGTTTTGGAAGGACTACACCAACTCTGTCTACTCGGTCAAGGACCCCGGGCACAGCACGGAGCGCTCAGATGCTATGTATGTGGTAGTGCCCCTCTTGGGAGTGGCTCTTCTGATCGTCATCGCCCTCTTCATCATCTGGAGGTGCCAGCTTCAAAAGGCCACCCGTCACCGCCCTTCCTATGCCCAGAACCGTTACCTGGCCAGCCGAACGGGACGCAGCCTCCCCAGGGTCATGGTGTACCGGGAGCGGTCACAAAGCCAAGGGGAGACCCAGTACCAACGAGAAGCGAGCAGCCGGGTGGCTGGAGATGGCAGAGCTGGTGGCTCCCCCCAGCAAGACGGCACCCTCTACCCACCGGAGCATTCGGTCTCCGTCCTCTCCAGACTGTCCAGTGCCACCCCTCCACCTTCCTACGAGGAGGTGACAGGCCACCCGGAGAGCAGCAGTGGCGAAGAGACCAGTGTCTCCTACAATGACCCGCCGCCCAAGTATGAAGAGATTGTGGCCGCTGCCCCTGCTGCGGGAAAATAG